A window of Piliocolobus tephrosceles isolate RC106 chromosome 13, ASM277652v3, whole genome shotgun sequence contains these coding sequences:
- the LOC111544965 gene encoding LOW QUALITY PROTEIN: olfactory receptor 5AN1 (The sequence of the model RefSeq protein was modified relative to this genomic sequence to represent the inferred CDS: substituted 1 base at 1 genomic stop codon) yields MTRGGNITEITYFVLLGFSDFPRIITVLFTTFLVIYITSLAWNLSLIVFIRMDSHLHTPMYFFLSNLSFIDVCYISSTVPKMLSNFLQEEQTITFVGCIIQYFIFSTMGLSESCLMMAMAYDRYAAICNPLLYSSIMSPTLCVWVVLGAYMTGLTASLSQIGALLQLHFCGSNVIRHFFCDMPQLLILSCTDTFFVQVMTAILTMFFGIASALVIMISYGYIGISIVKITSAKGRSKAFNTCASHLTAVSLFXTLGIFVYLSSSSGGSSTFDRFASVFYTVVIPMLNPLIYSLRNKEIKDALKRLQKRRCC; encoded by the coding sequence ATGACTAGGGGAGGAAATATTACAGAAATCACATATTTCGTCCTGCTGGGATTCTCAGATTTTCCTAGAATCATAACAGTGCTCTTCACTACATTCCTGGTGATCTACATTACATCTCTGGCCTGGAACCTGTCCCTCATTGTTTTCATAAGGATGGATTCTCACCTCCATACACCCATGTATTTCTTCCTCAGTAACCTGTCCTTCATAGATGTCTGCTATATCAGCTCCACAGTCCCCAAGATGCTCTCCAACTTCTTACAGGAAGAGCAAACTATCACTTTTGTTGGTTGTATTATTCAGTACTTTATCTTTTCAACAATGGGACTGAGTGAGTCTTGTCTCATGATGGCCATGGCTTATGATCGTTATGCTGCCATTTGTAATCCCCTGCTCTATTCATCCATCATGTCACCCACCCTCTGTGTTTGGGTGGTACTGGGAGCCTACATGACTGGCCTCACTGCTTCTTTATCCCAAATTGGTGCTTTGCTTCAACTCCACTTCTGTGGGTCTAATGTCATCAGACATTTCTTCTGTGATATGCCCCAACTGTTAATCTTGTCCTGTACTGACACTTTCTTTGTACAGGTCATGACTGCTATATTAACCATGTTCTTTGGGATAGCAAGTGCCCTAGTTATCATGATCTCCTATGGCTATATTGGCATCTCCATCGTGAAGATCACTTCAGCTAAAGGCAGGTCTAAGGCATTCAACACCTGTGCTTCTCATCTAACAGCTGTTTCCCTCTTCTAAACATTAGGAATCTTTGTCTATTTGAGTTCCAGCTCTGGAGGTTCTTCCACCTTTGACAGATTTGCATCAGTTTTCTACACCGTGGTCATTCCCATGTTAAATCCCTTGATTTACAGTTTGAGgaacaaagaaattaaagatgccTTGAAGAGGTTGCAAAAGAGAAGGTGCTGCTGA